CTTCTCCATTGTTAATGCTGCTCCTCTTCCTTTAATCAGATTAAGATGTGGATCAACTTCATCAGCTCCATCAACAGCGATATCTATTGCATCAACCTCATCAAGACTTACCACAGGAACACCGCTTTCTAGGGCCAAAAGGCGAGATTGGTGAGAGGTTGGAATACCATAAATGTCTTCAAGTTCCCCTGTCATTAGCTTTTTCCCAAGCATTTGAATGAAATAAGCAGTGGTTGATCCCGTACCTAGACCAATGATCATGTCGTCATCAATAAACTTCAATGCCTCCTTTGCAACCAGTCTTTTTAGCTCTTCCATGTATCATCCCTTCGTTATGTTGTAAAGAAGTGATTGATTTGAATAAAACTTCGGTTCTGGCTGGATGATTAGATTGTAGCTAAGCAACGTGAAGTAGAGCCAGAATAACAAGAATCCCCACATTCCCTTTCTAAGAAGGATTCTATCATCTTTAAGTTCCTCAGGAAGATCCTTAACAACAGCCATAACTATTTTCGGTGATACTAAGTATACTAGTAGCCCTGCAAGGTATCCCATTTGAGCCTGAGTTGAGAGTACTCCGCTAATAATCCCTGCCACTGCGCCAATTGTATAAAATATGAGTGACATCTTGTTTTCAACATTCACCCTTTATCACCTAAAACTTAGTTTAAAGATTCATTTAAAATACTTTCCATTATTCCTCAAAGTTCTCAAGAAGTCTTTGTCCTTTTTCAGTAAGTCTGTAATATGTTCTTCTTCCACGTTTATAAGCTTCTTCTATTAATCCCAGACTCTCGAGTTCTTTTACATGCTGATAAACGGCTTGGTACTTTATAGGTTTCTCTAGATTCTCCCAGACTTCATATCCATACATTGGTTTTTCTCTTAGCAGTTTTAGTATGTTCAATTTTGTGCCACCTATTGAAAACCGTTCCTTTTCCTCCACATAGTAACTCTTAAGCCCGGAACCGGTTATAACTAATGCTATCTTGTCATCCTTCTCGAAATAGCCCTCTTCATGAAGTTTAAGCAAAGCAGGAATTACCACTGCTGAAGAATACTCTGCAAAAACGCCCTCTTTGGCAAGTACTCTTTCTCCAAGATCGAGCTCGTCTTCTCTTATTACTACTGCAGTCCCTTTACTTTCTTTTATAGCATTTATTGCAAGTTCCTTGTTGATAGGATCCTTTACATAGAGACCAAGAGCTTTTGTAAAATCTCTCTTCGCTGGTATGCCTATTATTTCCGCTGCTATTGGGGAACAGTTCTCTGTCTGTACTGCAATTAATTTTGGGACCTCCTCTATAACACCTATCTCTAAAAGTTCTTTGAAACCTTTGTATATGCTGTAAATATTGCTCCCACTTCCTGTAGGTACTATGACATGAGTGGGATTAACTTCCTCCCAGAGTTCGAACGCAAGAGTCTTCTGACCTTCCACTCCAACTATATTATTTTCAGGAGTTATATCATAAAGGCCATTTAATCGAGAAAGTTCTGATGCGTATTCAATGCACTCGTCCACACTGTCACCATACCTTATAATCTTCGCCCCAAATGCTATCATCTGGATAAGCTTCCCACGATCCACCTTTTTAGGAACAACTACGAATGCTTCTTTATTTGCCCTAGCAGCATACGCTGCCAATGATGCCGCTGCATTTCCATCACTTGCCACAATAAATCCATTGTTACTCCAAGGAAGGCCATAAGAAACGCCTACTGTTGCTAACCTATCTCTAAAAGATCCCGTAGGGTTTCGGGTCTCATCCTTAATAAAAACCTCAAGTCCCACTTTCTCCCCAAGTTTAGCCCTTACTAAAGGTGTCCCACCCTCCTTAAGAGAGATTACTCTTTCAACAGGAGGGAGAAGCTCTTTATATTTCCAAACCCCTTTTTCTCGGGATTTCCATTTATTTATTTTTACTTTGGAATAGTCATATCTAATCTCAAGCGGAGTTCCACACGAACATTTTGGAGGGAGGAGAGAGGTATATTCCCTTCCACACTTGGGACACTTTATCATATTTACTCACCAAAAAATTAAGGAAAGATCACTTGAGTCTAATTGCATCTAAATTGTTAGGAGCTCTTGTTGAGATACCAAATTTCTTGTGAATGCTTGAAGCCAAATCTAAACACTTTTGAGGTTCTCCGTGTACAGTAATTACCCTTTCTGGTCTTGGTTTTACCCTTGCAACATAGCTCATTAACTCTCTTCTATCTGCGTGACCGGAGAATCCATCTATTGTGTGGATCTCCATGTTTATTTGGATGGCTTCTGTTCTTCCACCCTCTCCAATCATTGGTATCTCTCTAAGACCCCTTTGAACTTGTCTACCTAGAGTGCCTTCTGCCTGATAGCTCACAAAGATGAGAGAATTCCTTGGATCTGGAGCTAAGTTCTTGAAATATTCAACGCTCGGACCACCCACTAACATGCCCGAAGATGCTATGATTATAGCAGGCTCCTCACTCTCTATTATATCTTTTCTTTCACTAGCATTAGCAACAGGTTTAAAGATCTCGTTTAGGAAGGGGTTATAACCTTCATGGAATATCTGATTCCTCAGATTCTTGCTTAAGTATTCTGGATATGCCGTATGTATTGCCGTGGCCTCCCAAATCATTCCATCAAGATAAATTGGAGCATCTAAACCCCCAACTCTGGCGTACTCCTCCAGTACTATCATGATCTCCTGAGACCTTCCAACGGCCATGGCAGGGATTAAAACTTTTCCTTTGCGTTTTATTGTTTGTAAAATTACTTCAATAAGGCGCTTTTCTGCCTCTTCTCTTGGCATTTGGTAATCTCTACTTCCACCATATGTGGACTCCATGATAAGGGTCTCTAGCCTGGGAAACTTTGCATTCGCTGGTTCAAAAAGCTTTGTTGGAACAAATTTGAAATCTCCAGTTACAGCAATATTGTGAAGTCCATTTCCAACATGAAGATGAGCTATTGAAGAACCGAGAATATGGCCCGCATTATGTAAAGTAAGTCTAAGGTCTGGTGAGATGTCTCTAACTTCTCCATAATCGAGGGTTATAGTGTGCTTAACGACTTCCTTGATATCCTTCATTCTGTAAAGTGGTTCAACTCCATTACTTTGCTGAATTTCAATGAAGTCCTTCTGAAGGAGAACCATCAAGTCTCTTGTTGGGGGTGTTGCATAAATAGGACCATCAAAGAGGTTGTATCTAAATAGATATGGCAATAAGCCAGAGTGGTCTAAGTGGGCATGAGTAATTATTATAGCATCAAGCAGGCCCTCTTTAAGAACGTATGTGAATTCTGGGGCCTCAAAATGAGGAAGTCCTTTTTTAGGATCATTAAGCTCAGCGACATTAACTCCAAAATCTACTAGTACAAAGCTTTCATTTGTTTGAAGTAACAAAGCGCTTCTTCCAACTTCCCTAAATCCACCAAGACCCGTTATTCTTATCCAATCGCTTTTAAGTTCTGGCTTTCTGTATATGTTTTTCCCTACTTGTCTCAAAAATTTCCTTCTATCTTTGCTCTCTGATTGAAGTATTCCTCTAATTGAGTATATTGTCTGAGACTGTAAAGGAGGTGTTCTAATAACTTTGGGTGCCCAATAAACTTTTTGTGTAATTTCTCTAAGGGTTTCTCCATTTTTCCCGATAACTAATCCTGGCTTTTTAGCTTCAATTATGACTTCTCCAACAGAAGGATCAAAACTGATATTGGTTATCTCCGCCTCAGAAGGCACTATCTCCTTGATCAATTCTTCAGCTCTCTCCGGAGCCAAAAGAACGTCCGGGTCAGGTCTAACACTAATTCTCTTTTTTAAAACTTTAGCAAGGTTTTTTA
The DNA window shown above is from Thermococcus sp. EP1 and carries:
- a CDS encoding pyridoxal-phosphate dependent enzyme — protein: MIKCPKCGREYTSLLPPKCSCGTPLEIRYDYSKVKINKWKSREKGVWKYKELLPPVERVISLKEGGTPLVRAKLGEKVGLEVFIKDETRNPTGSFRDRLATVGVSYGLPWSNNGFIVASDGNAAASLAAYAARANKEAFVVVPKKVDRGKLIQMIAFGAKIIRYGDSVDECIEYASELSRLNGLYDITPENNIVGVEGQKTLAFELWEEVNPTHVIVPTGSGSNIYSIYKGFKELLEIGVIEEVPKLIAVQTENCSPIAAEIIGIPAKRDFTKALGLYVKDPINKELAINAIKESKGTAVVIREDELDLGERVLAKEGVFAEYSSAVVIPALLKLHEEGYFEKDDKIALVITGSGLKSYYVEEKERFSIGGTKLNILKLLREKPMYGYEVWENLEKPIKYQAVYQHVKELESLGLIEEAYKRGRRTYYRLTEKGQRLLENFEE
- a CDS encoding beta-CASP ribonuclease aCPSF1, coding for MIKRETSVDEILKEIREIINQMIPREARITEVEFEGPELVIYVKNPEVVMQDGELIKNLAKVLKKRISVRPDPDVLLAPERAEELIKEIVPSEAEITNISFDPSVGEVIIEAKKPGLVIGKNGETLREITQKVYWAPKVIRTPPLQSQTIYSIRGILQSESKDRRKFLRQVGKNIYRKPELKSDWIRITGLGGFREVGRSALLLQTNESFVLVDFGVNVAELNDPKKGLPHFEAPEFTYVLKEGLLDAIIITHAHLDHSGLLPYLFRYNLFDGPIYATPPTRDLMVLLQKDFIEIQQSNGVEPLYRMKDIKEVVKHTITLDYGEVRDISPDLRLTLHNAGHILGSSIAHLHVGNGLHNIAVTGDFKFVPTKLFEPANAKFPRLETLIMESTYGGSRDYQMPREEAEKRLIEVILQTIKRKGKVLIPAMAVGRSQEIMIVLEEYARVGGLDAPIYLDGMIWEATAIHTAYPEYLSKNLRNQIFHEGYNPFLNEIFKPVANASERKDIIESEEPAIIIASSGMLVGGPSVEYFKNLAPDPRNSLIFVSYQAEGTLGRQVQRGLREIPMIGEGGRTEAIQINMEIHTIDGFSGHADRRELMSYVARVKPRPERVITVHGEPQKCLDLASSIHKKFGISTRAPNNLDAIRLK